CGCGGTCGACAGCGGCAGGTTCGCACGGCCGGCGATCTCGCTCAGCGAGAGCTGCTCCCGGCCGCTGAAGGCATCGGCGATCGCGAAGACCTTGCGGGCGACCGACCGCTGATCACCGCCTCCACCCGCCATGCGATCACCTTACGACGCGTGGCCGATGAGGAGGTGAGACACATGCTCCGGGCGTTTCGTTCGATCTCGGTGATGCCGCGCCCTCGCGTCCCGACTCCAATGGCGCTTGGGGCGCCGCTGTGCTCCGCCACGAACCCCTTGGAAAGGACCCATCATGTCCGATGAGATGAACGACGACGACGCCCCCGTGCTCGACCTGCTCACGCGGATGACCGCGGACTCGTTCGAGGCATCGACCCTCGATCTCCAGACGCTGATGCTCGTGCGCATCGCCGCACTCGTCGCCGTCGATGCGGCGCCCGTCTCCTACGCGCTCAACCTCGACGTCGGCGGCGAGGTCGGAATCGATGCCGAGAGTCTGCGCGGCGTCCTCACCGCGATCGCGCCGATCGTCGGCACAGCCAGGGTCGCTTCGGCCACCGCGAACATCGTCAAGGCGCTCGCGACCGAGATCGCGCTGGACGATCTCGAGATCGCCCTCCTCGACGAGGACGACGACGAGCAGTCCTGACGCGACCGCCCGCTGATCACATGGCGGAAGCGGGCGGAATGCCTCGTGGCGCACCGCTCGCCTTCTCGGCCTTGCGCGCCTTGCGCTCGGCCTTCGCCGCGGCGTCGAGCTCGGCCATGACCTCCCGCGTCTCGTCGAGTTCGCCGAGCATCGGCCGGATCCAGCTCATCTGCGGGTTCGAGTCGACGAGGATGAGGCGCACCAGGAGCGTCAGCGGGATCGCGAGGATCGCTCCGATGGGGCCGATCACGACGGCCCAGAACAGCACCGAGAAGAACGTGATCGTCTGGCTCAGGTTCACGGCCTTGCCGATGACCCGCGGCTGGATCACCGACTGGATGACGCCGTTGATGATGGCGTACACGACGACGACCACGATGACCATCGGCCACCCGCCGACCAGCGCGGCGAAGATGATCGGCGGAATGAGCGCGATGAAGTAGCCGATGTTCGGGATGAACGAGCAGACGAACGCGAGCAGACCCCAGATGAACGCGCCCGGCACCCCGATGATCAGCAACGCGATCCAGTCGACGATGCCCTGCGCGAGGCCGAGCACCGTGGTCGCGACCATGTACCGGCGCACGTTCGCCCCGTAGGTCACGAGCGAGGCGACGATCAGCGGCCGTGCCGGGTACAGCTGCTTGAGCAGGGTCGGCACGAAGCCGGCGTCCATGCCCATCAGCAGCAGCATCGTGAAGATGATGACGAGCAGCGAGAGCCACCCCGTGAGACCGCCGATCAGGCCGCCGAGGAAACTGAGCAGCGAGGCCGGGTCGAAGCTCGCGAAGATGCTGTCGACCTCGCCGGAGGCGACGCCGATCGACGACAGCCAGGCCGCGACATCCTGCCCGAACGCGGCGATCTGGTCGCTGAACTCCGCCAGCAGGGCACCGAACTGCCCGAACGCGACCACCATCGCGTAGCCCAGCGCGAGCAGCAGCCCGATGACCGTCACGATCACCGCCCCGGTCGCGATGCCCCGAGGCACACCGCGCCTCTCGAGCCACACACGGAGCGGATGCACGCAGATCGTCAGCACGACGCCGAGGAAGAACGGGGCGAAGATGCCGGCGATCGCCGCGAGGCCGAAGGCCGCGATGGTCGCCCCGCCGATCCCCATCATGATGAACGCGTTGCGGTGAGGGTTCGTCGGCTCGGCCAGTGCGGTCGAATCCTCGGTCTCGTCACCGGGCGAATGCTCCGCAGTCCGCTTCCTGTTCCACCACATGGTGTTCTCCGATCTCGGTCGCGCCGACGGCCGGCTCGATGCGCGCCGGTCGGCCGATTCGCGGGCGCCGGTCCCGTTCCGGTGCGCGACGACGCTACCGAGCGCAGCGGCAGTCCGAATCATTCGATCTGCGTGATGCAGCGGGGGTGCACCTCCCGTGCAGCATCCGAGGCTCGGCCGATGAGCGTCGCGATCGAACCGGTGTGGTGTGCCCCCAACGCGAATCCAGGTCGGATGTCGCGGGCACCCGGGACTTCATCCGAATCGCATGATGCGCCCGAAACTCCCGAGCCGTACTCTCGCGGCAGGTGCGGTGAACCCCGCAACGATACGAAAGGCGTCGATATGAACAGCTTCTGGGACTTCATCGTCTGGCTCTTCTGGTTCTACGTGGTCATCGCGTGCATCTGGATCTTCATCACCGTGATCGTCGACATCTTCAGGGACCATTCGCTGAACGGGTGGATGAAGGCGCTCTGGGTGCTGTTCCTCGTGTTCGTGCCCTTCCTGGCGGCGTTCATCTACCTGATCGCCCGCGGTCGAGGCATG
The DNA window shown above is from Agromyces cerinus and carries:
- a CDS encoding carboxymuconolactone decarboxylase; this encodes MSDEMNDDDAPVLDLLTRMTADSFEASTLDLQTLMLVRIAALVAVDAAPVSYALNLDVGGEVGIDAESLRGVLTAIAPIVGTARVASATANIVKALATEIALDDLEIALLDEDDDEQS
- a CDS encoding AI-2E family transporter, which codes for MWWNRKRTAEHSPGDETEDSTALAEPTNPHRNAFIMMGIGGATIAAFGLAAIAGIFAPFFLGVVLTICVHPLRVWLERRGVPRGIATGAVIVTVIGLLLALGYAMVVAFGQFGALLAEFSDQIAAFGQDVAAWLSSIGVASGEVDSIFASFDPASLLSFLGGLIGGLTGWLSLLVIIFTMLLLMGMDAGFVPTLLKQLYPARPLIVASLVTYGANVRRYMVATTVLGLAQGIVDWIALLIIGVPGAFIWGLLAFVCSFIPNIGYFIALIPPIIFAALVGGWPMVIVVVVVYAIINGVIQSVIQPRVIGKAVNLSQTITFFSVLFWAVVIGPIGAILAIPLTLLVRLILVDSNPQMSWIRPMLGELDETREVMAELDAAAKAERKARKAEKASGAPRGIPPASAM
- a CDS encoding SHOCT domain-containing protein, translating into MNSFWDFIVWLFWFYVVIACIWIFITVIVDIFRDHSLNGWMKALWVLFLVFVPFLAAFIYLIARGRGMAERNAARVAESQAASADYIRSVAGSSGSSSTAAEIEKGKQLLDSGAITQAEFDALKSKALQSA